A window of the Bacillus sp. A301a_S52 genome harbors these coding sequences:
- a CDS encoding MBL fold metallo-hydrolase: METWDVSDNMRLTWLNGGVTHMDGGAMFGVVPKALWHNKYPANEKNQIELRTDPILVQTGGKNLLVDTGIGNDKLSEKAKRNFGVTQESKIDESLKMLNLSRHDIDHVLMTHMHFDHACGLTIMNNNMLVSAFPNATIHVHKTEWEEMCAPNIRSRNTYFSTNREGIEGQIVTFENDVEVVPGVRLIHTGGHSAGHAILKLSTKDKTIWHLADIMPTHAHFNVLWVLAYDDYPMDSIEAKQTYISKATQNGDWFIFYHDYRYRAIKWDDNGQQMVDALERNMGNE, encoded by the coding sequence ATGGAGACATGGGATGTGTCGGATAATATGAGGTTAACATGGTTGAATGGCGGTGTTACTCATATGGATGGAGGTGCCATGTTTGGTGTGGTGCCAAAAGCATTATGGCATAATAAGTATCCTGCTAATGAGAAGAATCAAATCGAGTTAAGGACGGATCCTATTCTCGTCCAAACAGGGGGTAAAAATCTTCTTGTGGATACTGGAATCGGCAATGATAAATTATCTGAAAAGGCAAAACGAAATTTTGGTGTGACGCAGGAATCTAAGATTGATGAAAGTCTCAAAATGCTGAATCTGTCACGTCATGATATTGACCATGTGTTAATGACTCATATGCACTTTGATCATGCTTGTGGCTTAACAATTATGAATAACAATATGTTAGTGTCTGCCTTTCCTAATGCTACTATCCATGTTCATAAAACTGAATGGGAGGAAATGTGCGCACCTAATATCCGCTCTCGTAATACGTATTTTTCGACTAATCGAGAAGGAATTGAGGGTCAAATCGTCACGTTTGAGAACGATGTGGAAGTAGTCCCAGGTGTTCGATTAATTCACACTGGAGGGCATAGTGCGGGCCATGCCATTTTAAAGCTGTCCACTAAAGACAAAACGATCTGGCATTTAGCTGATATTATGCCAACCCATGCGCACTTTAATGTTTTATGGGTTTTAGCGTACGATGATTATCCAATGGATTCCATTGAAGCAAAGCAGACCTATATTTCTAAAGCGACTCAAAACGGAGATTGGTTTATTTTTTATCATGACTACCGTTATCGAGCCATCAAATGGGATGATAACGGTCAACAGATGGTCGATGCTTTGGAAAGAAACATGGGAAATGAGTAA
- the trmB gene encoding tRNA (guanosine(46)-N7)-methyltransferase TrmB yields MRLRNKPWAGEYIESHPSIVEQDPEKWKGRWHDRFGSEAPLHIEVGTGKGRFLTEMAKMYPHINYIGVEKYESVLVTAVQRTVEENIPNIKFLQKDVSDLTDYFSPKELARVYINFTDPWPKKKHAKRRLTHEYFLTKYNRLLNDKGAIHFKTDNQGLFEYSIESMSKYGMAIENVSLDLHNSEIEGNVMTEYEEKFSNKGMRIFRLEARFK; encoded by the coding sequence ATGCGTTTAAGAAATAAGCCGTGGGCAGGCGAGTATATAGAAAGCCACCCATCAATTGTAGAACAAGATCCCGAGAAGTGGAAAGGGAGATGGCATGATAGATTTGGAAGCGAGGCACCTCTTCATATAGAAGTAGGTACTGGTAAAGGACGGTTCTTAACCGAAATGGCAAAAATGTATCCTCATATCAATTATATAGGTGTAGAAAAATATGAGAGTGTGCTTGTAACAGCTGTTCAACGAACTGTTGAGGAAAACATACCTAATATTAAGTTTTTGCAAAAAGATGTAAGTGACTTAACAGACTATTTCAGTCCTAAAGAACTTGCTAGAGTATACATTAATTTTACTGATCCATGGCCAAAAAAGAAGCACGCTAAACGTCGGTTAACTCATGAGTATTTTTTAACTAAATACAACAGGCTGCTGAATGATAAAGGTGCGATTCATTTCAAAACAGATAACCAAGGGTTATTTGAATATTCCATAGAAAGTATGTCTAAATATGGTATGGCTATCGAAAATGTTAGCTTAGACCTTCATAACAGTGAGATTGAAGGAAATGTTATGACAGAATATGAAGAGAAATTTTCGAATAAAGGAATGCGTATATTCCGACTTGAAGCCCGCTTTAAATAA
- a CDS encoding phosphotransferase family protein codes for MEHFMGEGWQLRPAGGATGEAYIAEQGEQKIFIKRNSSPFLAVLSAEGIVPKLLWTKRLENGDVITAQRWVDGHELKAAEMNDTRVASLLSKIHQSKDLLHMFKRMGNLALTPEHLLSKLVHKRECVNFEDATITEAFKWLLENVPPFSEENYVVCHADINHNNWMSNGENHLYLIDWDCAQVADPALDLAPLLYIYIPKTTWPTWLKIYGVDMSVDLLSRMRWYMIVECIDNILWYRGRNEPREALKWSGQLKDVLKERD; via the coding sequence TTGGAACATTTCATGGGTGAAGGATGGCAGTTACGACCGGCTGGTGGGGCTACAGGAGAGGCGTATATTGCTGAACAAGGAGAACAAAAGATCTTTATTAAACGAAATTCTTCACCGTTTTTAGCTGTGCTTTCAGCAGAGGGAATTGTTCCGAAATTGTTATGGACAAAACGCCTTGAAAACGGAGATGTGATCACAGCACAGCGTTGGGTGGACGGTCATGAATTAAAAGCGGCTGAAATGAATGATACCCGTGTTGCATCTTTGTTATCAAAGATTCATCAGTCCAAAGATTTATTGCACATGTTTAAAAGGATGGGAAATTTGGCTTTAACGCCTGAGCATTTATTAAGTAAGTTAGTGCATAAGAGAGAATGTGTAAACTTTGAAGATGCTACTATAACTGAAGCATTTAAGTGGCTTTTAGAAAATGTTCCACCTTTCTCTGAAGAGAACTATGTCGTTTGTCATGCGGATATTAATCATAATAACTGGATGAGTAATGGCGAAAATCACCTTTATTTAATTGATTGGGACTGTGCTCAAGTGGCTGATCCAGCCTTAGATCTAGCTCCTCTCTTGTATATCTATATACCCAAAACAACTTGGCCCACATGGCTTAAAATATATGGAGTGGACATGTCGGTCGATTTATTAAGCCGTATGCGCTGGTATATGATCGTAGAATGCATCGATAATATTTTATGGTATAGAGGACGAAATGAACCAAGAGAGGCACTAAAGTGGTCTGGTCAATTAAAGGATGTCTTAAAAGAAAGAGACTAA
- the thpR gene encoding RNA 2',3'-cyclic phosphodiesterase: MSDFHSFIGLPLNHEINKVFSQLQSDYELEKYYKKIVDKHDFHLTLLYLGGWDAQNRVKLWERLNKRLNSYPTVSLRFQQLDFFGKPKQPGVFYVKAAEHPYLSNLYTIVQEEAAALNFPLEKRAFKPHVTLAKRWKITTSNKPENWGFPIKMNDVFVTADAVSLYRVHPYKQSMYERLSTINLSDKDL, from the coding sequence TTGTCGGATTTCCATAGCTTTATCGGACTACCATTGAATCACGAGATAAATAAAGTCTTTTCACAGCTGCAAAGTGACTATGAGTTAGAAAAGTATTACAAAAAAATAGTCGATAAACATGACTTTCACCTTACATTATTGTATTTAGGTGGATGGGACGCTCAAAACAGGGTAAAGTTATGGGAGCGGCTAAATAAGAGATTAAACTCCTATCCAACTGTTTCGCTAAGGTTTCAACAGCTCGATTTTTTCGGGAAACCGAAACAACCTGGTGTTTTCTACGTGAAGGCGGCTGAACATCCTTACCTATCCAATCTGTATACGATTGTTCAGGAGGAAGCAGCAGCCCTTAATTTCCCGTTGGAAAAACGGGCGTTTAAGCCACACGTAACTTTAGCGAAAAGGTGGAAAATCACAACGTCGAATAAGCCGGAAAACTGGGGATTCCCTATAAAAATGAATGACGTCTTTGTAACAGCAGATGCTGTGTCCCTTTATCGGGTTCACCCGTACAAGCAATCGATGTATGAGAGACTGTCTACTATTAACTTATCTGATAAGGACCTATGA
- the cysK gene encoding cysteine synthase A, whose product MKIVNNMSELIGDTPLVKLQQLPVTTGAQVYLKLEFMNPSGSVKDRAAFNMIDHAEKQGLIDKNSVIIEPTSGNTGIGLAMTAAAKGLKAILVMPDTMSQERINLLKAYGAKVELTPGDKKMPGAIERAHQLVKKIPNSYMPMQFENPANPDAHRHTTATEIIKAMNELGKDLSAFVAASGTGGTITGTGEELKKAYPNATIHVVEPKGSPVLSGGKPGPHKLVGTSPGFVPPILNQDVYNEIFQISDEEAYKVTRDLSQKEGILVGPSSGAACYAALQVAKRLSPDQIVVAIACDTGERYLSTDLFDFDSQSD is encoded by the coding sequence ATGAAAATTGTAAATAACATGTCCGAACTCATCGGGGATACCCCACTCGTTAAATTACAACAACTTCCTGTCACAACAGGGGCTCAAGTATATCTTAAACTAGAATTTATGAATCCAAGCGGAAGCGTTAAAGACCGCGCAGCTTTCAATATGATCGACCATGCTGAAAAGCAAGGGTTAATTGATAAAAATTCTGTCATTATCGAACCCACTTCTGGAAATACAGGCATCGGTTTAGCTATGACAGCAGCGGCCAAAGGCCTTAAGGCTATTTTAGTCATGCCTGATACCATGTCTCAAGAACGCATTAATCTTCTAAAAGCTTATGGTGCGAAAGTAGAATTAACTCCCGGTGACAAAAAGATGCCAGGCGCTATTGAAAGAGCTCATCAACTAGTTAAAAAAATACCTAACAGTTACATGCCAATGCAATTTGAAAATCCTGCAAATCCCGATGCCCACCGCCATACAACGGCTACTGAAATTATTAAAGCCATGAACGAGCTTGGTAAAGATTTATCAGCTTTTGTAGCAGCTTCTGGAACCGGCGGCACCATTACAGGTACAGGAGAAGAATTAAAAAAAGCTTATCCAAATGCAACCATTCATGTAGTAGAGCCTAAGGGATCCCCTGTATTATCCGGAGGGAAACCAGGCCCTCACAAGCTCGTAGGAACAAGTCCAGGATTTGTTCCACCTATTTTAAACCAAGACGTGTATAACGAAATATTTCAAATTAGTGATGAAGAAGCTTATAAAGTGACACGGGACTTATCCCAAAAAGAAGGGATTCTTGTGGGACCATCCTCAGGAGCTGCATGCTATGCTGCCTTACAAGTAGCCAAGCGGCTTTCACCAGATCAGATCGTCGTCGCGATTGCATGTGACACAGGAGAGCGCTACTTATCCACTGACTTGTTTGATTTTGATTCACAGAGCGATTAA
- a CDS encoding MFS transporter, translating to MNKRTFLNMKAFYFFSFFAIGGLFPLLTVYLNDVGLTGAQIGVITSIGPIVMLLSQPIWGILSDYTKKPRVLLTIAVIGTGIIGFTYLFAEDYVIFVTIAAGLALFQSAIVPLSDSMTMNYVSLHGGNYGKIRMWGAVGFALAVWIMGNLSDWFGQPVIFYGFAIVLFMSAFFSIKMPNGTVTAAIDLRGGMKQLIKVPGFLLFLLITFLVFGPIMANNFYFGLLIQFTGGTLAGVGFAFLLAAGSEVPFMHWAGNWIQKRGVLVILFVASCVSGLRWLFYAAGPSPLFIYVTTIIQGFSIGLFVPAALQYVMDIAPKQVRGTAVAVYSAAGNGLGACFFSISAGLIMDRFTILSVYMFYGILSLVGAGLTLWLINKQKVVKTA from the coding sequence ATGAATAAACGGACATTTTTAAACATGAAGGCATTTTATTTCTTTTCTTTTTTTGCAATAGGTGGACTCTTTCCGTTACTTACGGTTTATTTAAATGATGTGGGATTAACAGGAGCTCAAATTGGTGTGATAACGTCAATTGGTCCGATTGTTATGCTGCTATCGCAACCTATTTGGGGAATACTAAGCGATTATACGAAGAAGCCACGAGTATTATTAACGATTGCAGTAATTGGAACAGGGATTATTGGATTCACATATTTATTTGCTGAAGACTACGTTATATTCGTCACTATTGCAGCAGGTTTGGCCCTTTTTCAAAGTGCCATTGTTCCCTTGTCAGATAGTATGACGATGAATTATGTGTCTCTCCATGGAGGAAATTATGGGAAGATTCGTATGTGGGGAGCAGTAGGCTTTGCGTTAGCTGTTTGGATTATGGGAAATTTATCTGACTGGTTTGGTCAACCTGTTATTTTCTATGGGTTTGCCATCGTATTATTTATGAGCGCGTTTTTTTCTATAAAGATGCCGAATGGGACTGTCACCGCGGCTATTGATCTACGTGGTGGGATGAAACAACTCATCAAGGTGCCAGGTTTTTTATTATTTCTACTTATCACTTTTTTAGTTTTCGGGCCAATTATGGCGAATAATTTTTATTTCGGCTTACTTATTCAGTTTACGGGAGGTACTTTGGCAGGTGTTGGTTTTGCGTTTTTATTGGCAGCTGGAAGTGAAGTCCCATTCATGCACTGGGCAGGGAATTGGATCCAAAAAAGAGGCGTTTTAGTTATTTTATTTGTAGCGTCATGTGTTTCTGGTTTAAGATGGTTATTTTATGCAGCTGGTCCTTCTCCATTGTTCATTTATGTGACAACAATTATACAAGGTTTCAGCATTGGACTATTTGTACCTGCCGCATTGCAATACGTCATGGATATTGCGCCAAAACAAGTAAGAGGGACAGCCGTTGCTGTTTATTCAGCTGCCGGTAACGGTCTTGGTGCTTGCTTTTTTAGTATTAGCGCTGGCCTTATTATGGATAGATTCACCATTCTGTCTGTGTATATGTTTTATGGCATCCTATCCCTCGTTGGGGCGGGCCTAACTTTATGGTTAATTAATAAGCAAAAGGTAGTGAAGACGGCATAA
- the pepV gene encoding dipeptidase PepV: MINWKQEVEKRQDKLVQSTCEFLKLPSVYEASSVTTKAPFGKGIAKAYKWLLDDAQKEGFRVKDLNGKAGHIEWGQGDDIVGVLCHIDVVPAGEGWTTPAFSADIRDNHIYARGALDDKGPTMASYYALKLIKELNIPLTKRIRLIIGTDEEREWQCVEHYFKYETMPNIGFVPDADFPVICAEKGIADFLFYKKKISGDGLVMSFSSGTRFNMVPDKAVVKLNRKRIKDLDLLKQMFTVFLNEEELTGKWEIDEAHVILTFNGLAAHGSTPEQGRNAALAGAAFLTKLSLRKEEKTFFQFLNQLFYNDYLGKQLGIAYTDDQLGAVTINVGTLSYERDKGIHVGINLRYPSGADYQSIMEHLVKAFDTIDMDTEVVSHQEPHGVRKDHPLINVLSDVYKRQTGESREPIAIGGGTYARALRAGVAFGPLFPGQPDVIHQPDEYITIDHLIKLTAIYADAMSILASNELIE, encoded by the coding sequence GTGATAAATTGGAAACAAGAGGTAGAAAAGCGACAAGACAAACTCGTTCAAAGCACTTGTGAATTCCTAAAATTACCAAGTGTCTATGAGGCATCATCTGTGACTACGAAGGCACCGTTTGGTAAGGGAATTGCGAAAGCTTATAAGTGGTTACTAGATGATGCACAAAAAGAAGGTTTTCGAGTTAAAGACTTGAACGGCAAAGCAGGTCACATTGAGTGGGGGCAAGGAGACGATATTGTTGGTGTTTTATGCCATATTGATGTTGTTCCAGCAGGAGAAGGATGGACAACACCAGCTTTTTCAGCTGATATTCGAGATAATCATATTTATGCAAGAGGGGCTCTTGACGATAAGGGACCGACAATGGCTTCCTATTATGCGTTAAAACTAATAAAGGAGCTTAATATCCCATTAACTAAACGCATAAGGTTGATTATTGGGACGGATGAAGAAAGGGAATGGCAGTGTGTAGAGCATTATTTTAAGTACGAAACAATGCCTAATATAGGGTTCGTACCAGATGCTGATTTTCCAGTAATATGTGCAGAAAAAGGGATCGCTGATTTCCTTTTTTACAAAAAAAAGATTAGCGGCGATGGCTTGGTTATGTCTTTCTCATCAGGCACACGTTTTAACATGGTTCCAGATAAAGCTGTTGTGAAACTTAATCGGAAACGAATAAAAGACTTAGATCTCCTTAAGCAGATGTTTACTGTTTTTTTGAACGAAGAAGAATTAACAGGTAAGTGGGAAATAGATGAAGCTCACGTTATATTAACCTTCAATGGCCTTGCTGCTCATGGAAGCACACCAGAACAAGGGCGAAATGCGGCATTAGCTGGGGCTGCTTTCTTAACAAAGCTTTCATTGAGAAAAGAGGAAAAAACGTTTTTTCAATTTCTAAATCAACTGTTTTATAACGATTACCTTGGAAAACAACTCGGCATTGCTTACACTGATGACCAGTTAGGGGCGGTCACGATAAATGTAGGAACTTTATCCTATGAAAGGGATAAAGGGATACATGTTGGGATTAACTTACGTTATCCGAGCGGGGCTGACTATCAGTCAATAATGGAGCATTTAGTTAAAGCGTTTGATACGATCGATATGGACACAGAAGTTGTCAGCCATCAAGAACCGCATGGTGTAAGAAAAGACCATCCCCTTATTAACGTTCTCTCTGATGTTTATAAACGTCAAACTGGTGAGAGTAGAGAGCCCATTGCCATTGGCGGTGGAACTTATGCGAGAGCTTTACGAGCGGGAGTTGCTTTTGGTCCACTCTTTCCTGGACAGCCGGATGTGATTCATCAACCAGATGAATATATTACGATCGATCACCTCATTAAATTGACAGCTATTTATGCAGATGCGATGTCTATATTGGCAAGCAACGAGCTTATAGAATAA
- a CDS encoding DeoR/GlpR transcriptional regulator, with amino-acid sequence MNPSTERMLTRIKSIYLFIKKKGSVSTKELVEEFGITERTVQRDLNVLEYNKLVVSTERGVWTTTKKKVKVS; translated from the coding sequence TTGAATCCTTCAACTGAGCGGATGTTAACCCGAATTAAATCAATTTACTTATTTATCAAAAAAAAGGGAAGCGTCTCTACAAAAGAATTAGTTGAGGAGTTTGGGATCACTGAACGAACTGTCCAGCGGGATCTTAATGTTTTAGAATACAACAAGCTCGTAGTAAGTACAGAACGAGGCGTTTGGACAACAACTAAGAAAAAAGTAAAAGTCTCTTAA
- a CDS encoding rRNA pseudouridine synthase, which produces MLRADKLLASMGFGSRKEVKKLLKKGGFTVNEAVVKEGKTHVNPETDTLEVFGERFYYKPFIYLMMNKPQGVVSATDDKRDRTVIDLLQPEDAFYEPFPVGRLDKDTTGLLLLTNDGQLAHKLTSPKKKVDKQYLVQLEKSVDQADILALEQGVGLDDGYVTKPAVVKLVNDQRKDLVHLTIQEGKFHQVKRMFQARGNRVVTLKRERIGPLNLDETLSHGAYRKLTEDELEKLLN; this is translated from the coding sequence ATCTTGCGTGCGGATAAATTGCTAGCGTCGATGGGCTTCGGTTCTAGAAAAGAAGTCAAGAAGCTGCTTAAAAAAGGGGGCTTTACCGTTAATGAAGCCGTCGTGAAGGAAGGAAAAACGCATGTCAACCCAGAGACTGATACCCTTGAAGTATTTGGAGAACGATTTTATTATAAACCATTTATTTATTTAATGATGAATAAGCCTCAAGGGGTCGTATCAGCCACGGATGATAAGCGAGATAGGACAGTCATTGATCTATTGCAACCTGAAGATGCCTTTTATGAGCCCTTTCCAGTTGGACGACTAGATAAAGATACGACGGGGCTGCTTCTTTTAACAAATGACGGACAGTTAGCCCATAAACTCACATCACCTAAAAAAAAGGTGGATAAACAATATCTTGTGCAACTAGAGAAATCAGTAGATCAAGCGGATATTTTAGCACTAGAGCAAGGGGTTGGGTTAGATGATGGCTATGTGACAAAACCAGCTGTTGTGAAATTGGTGAATGATCAGAGAAAAGACTTAGTACACCTCACAATACAAGAGGGAAAGTTTCATCAAGTAAAACGCATGTTTCAAGCTCGTGGAAATCGCGTTGTGACGTTAAAACGTGAACGGATCGGGCCACTTAATTTAGATGAAACGCTGTCACATGGCGCGTATCGAAAACTTACGGAAGATGAATTGGAGAAGTTATTAAACTGA
- the rodA gene encoding rod shape-determining protein RodA has translation MQERKSAFQQLDYSLLFFLFVLMCISLLAIYSAAGQYNVPIFFVQRQIIWFAVGTILMLAAMMVDYENFKNFSIPLYIMGMVMLLIVQFVPFLSVTRNGATRWIGLNEPLFQPSEFVKIFLIIALAHLIFLISKKPREKSFKSDCIVVGKILAVGLPPFALILVQPDLGTALVIAAIIFIMILMVGVSFRMIGLLVGLAGSFVAFLVWLHNQYFELFSIFIKGHQLDRIYAWLDPSANTGGEGYQLFHAMQGIGAGQLYGSGFGNGVKAQSGIIPELHTDFIFAAIGEEFGFVGATVLLVVYFLLLYRMVIIAFNCNNSFGTYLVAGVIGLLVFQIFQNIGMTIGLVPITGLALPFVSYGGSALITNMLAVGIVLNVNIRTRHYMFGEEE, from the coding sequence ATGCAAGAGAGAAAAAGTGCGTTTCAACAGTTAGATTACTCGTTATTATTTTTTCTGTTCGTCCTTATGTGTATTAGTTTATTAGCGATATATAGTGCGGCTGGGCAATATAATGTTCCCATTTTCTTCGTCCAACGCCAAATTATTTGGTTTGCTGTAGGGACCATTTTAATGCTTGCCGCTATGATGGTGGATTATGAGAATTTTAAAAACTTTTCAATCCCTCTCTATATTATGGGGATGGTCATGTTACTGATTGTCCAGTTTGTTCCTTTTTTGAGCGTTACACGAAATGGTGCTACGCGTTGGATAGGGTTAAATGAGCCACTTTTTCAGCCTTCTGAGTTTGTCAAAATCTTTTTGATCATTGCTCTGGCTCATTTAATCTTTTTAATTTCTAAAAAACCGCGAGAAAAGTCCTTTAAATCAGACTGTATTGTTGTGGGGAAAATATTAGCTGTCGGTTTGCCGCCATTTGCGTTAATTTTAGTTCAGCCGGACTTAGGAACGGCGTTAGTCATTGCAGCAATTATTTTTATTATGATTTTAATGGTCGGTGTGTCGTTTCGAATGATCGGATTACTCGTGGGGCTTGCTGGTTCGTTTGTTGCTTTTCTAGTCTGGCTTCATAACCAGTATTTTGAGCTTTTTAGCATATTTATAAAAGGTCATCAATTAGACCGAATTTACGCGTGGCTCGATCCTAGTGCTAATACTGGAGGAGAGGGCTATCAGCTTTTTCATGCAATGCAGGGAATTGGTGCTGGTCAGCTCTATGGGAGTGGATTTGGGAATGGCGTGAAAGCTCAAAGTGGTATTATCCCTGAGCTTCATACAGATTTTATTTTTGCGGCAATCGGTGAGGAATTTGGCTTTGTCGGTGCTACTGTCTTGCTCGTCGTCTATTTTTTGCTGTTATATCGCATGGTTATCATTGCCTTTAACTGTAACAATAGTTTTGGAACTTACTTAGTGGCAGGGGTTATTGGGTTACTTGTGTTTCAAATTTTCCAAAACATAGGGATGACGATCGGTTTAGTGCCAATTACAGGGCTTGCGTTACCTTTTGTTAGTTATGGAGGAAGTGCGCTAATTACGAACATGTTGGCGGTAGGTATCGTCTTAAATGTTAATATAAGAACGCGCCATTATATGTTTGGTGAAGAAGAGTGA
- the ftsW gene encoding putative lipid II flippase FtsW: MEEEKRKGLYIDWYLIVSIVLLALFGLVMVYSASYVQGYQVYDNMTYFFDRQLQWLVISAVMFTFFMFFPYRHFRKLVPWIVFGSFALLLLILVPGVGYEVNGSMRWINIGPIRIQPSEFVKVGSIIYLAYVYSRKQAYINKFFTGVMPPLIIVLGFFILIMFQPDLGTATSIVLVAGLLAFCSGARMLHIISLSSLAAWALYHYAQSAPYRLNRLLGYRNPFELEQTEGFQLVQSYIAIAHGGLSGAGLGQSVQKLFYLPEAHTDFILAIVSEELGLIGIAVVFLLMLAIIGRGVIIGTRCKDAFGSLLAFGIVFQLSIQMIFNAGAVNGLLPITGIPFPFISYGGSSLLVNFIAMGILANISRRTEKERQEGLEKNEAVSFEENEEIQTGRPHVTVVK, translated from the coding sequence TTGGAAGAAGAAAAGCGTAAAGGGCTTTATATAGATTGGTATCTTATTGTCAGTATAGTACTTCTGGCTTTATTTGGACTTGTTATGGTATATAGTGCAAGCTATGTTCAAGGCTATCAGGTTTATGATAACATGACTTATTTTTTTGATCGTCAGCTACAATGGCTGGTGATTTCTGCTGTCATGTTTACTTTTTTTATGTTTTTTCCGTATCGTCATTTTCGCAAATTAGTGCCATGGATTGTGTTTGGCTCGTTTGCGTTATTGTTGCTCATTTTAGTTCCAGGGGTTGGTTATGAAGTTAACGGCTCGATGAGGTGGATTAATATTGGTCCCATTAGAATCCAACCGTCGGAGTTTGTTAAAGTCGGATCTATTATTTATTTAGCGTATGTTTATTCAAGAAAGCAAGCCTATATTAATAAGTTTTTTACGGGGGTTATGCCGCCGTTAATTATTGTGCTTGGTTTTTTTATTCTCATTATGTTCCAACCAGACTTAGGGACAGCTACTTCTATTGTATTAGTAGCGGGATTATTAGCGTTTTGTTCTGGAGCGCGAATGCTTCATATAATTTCTTTAAGCTCGCTTGCGGCTTGGGCTCTTTACCATTATGCTCAATCAGCACCTTATCGATTGAATCGGTTACTAGGCTACCGCAATCCGTTTGAATTAGAGCAAACAGAGGGCTTTCAGCTTGTCCAGTCATATATTGCCATTGCCCATGGCGGCCTTTCAGGCGCTGGATTAGGCCAGAGTGTCCAAAAGCTATTTTACCTCCCAGAAGCCCATACTGATTTTATTCTGGCGATTGTCAGTGAGGAATTAGGGTTAATCGGTATTGCCGTTGTCTTTTTATTAATGCTTGCGATTATTGGTCGGGGGGTCATTATAGGCACTCGCTGTAAAGATGCATTTGGGAGCTTGCTCGCCTTTGGTATTGTTTTTCAGTTAAGTATTCAAATGATATTTAATGCAGGAGCGGTTAACGGCCTTTTGCCTATTACAGGAATCCCATTTCCATTTATTAGCTACGGGGGATCATCCTTGTTAGTTAATTTCATCGCCATGGGTATCCTTGCCAATATTTCGAGACGCACTGAAAAAGAACGACAAGAAGGATTGGAAAAAAATGAAGCAGTATCTTTTGAAGAGAATGAAGAGATTCAAACAGGAAGACCGCATGTGACGGTTGTGAAATAA
- the wrbA gene encoding NAD(P)H:quinone oxidoreductase has product MTKVLVPYYSTYGHIFTMARAIVEGAQDVEGTEVKLVKIEEFDAVKEAMAEQGAYVKAQEAQKDVPVATHDDLRWADGVVWGIPTRYGTMPAQMKQYLDSAGALWANGELEGKVTGIFTSTGSIHGGQETTAITSLVPLLHFGFIFVGLPYGENPEQLTTDGIGGSPYSASTVAGPDGSSQPDQRDLLMAKRLGKRVASVAKALRS; this is encoded by the coding sequence ATGACAAAAGTGTTAGTGCCGTATTACAGCACTTACGGGCATATTTTTACGATGGCGCGTGCTATCGTGGAAGGAGCTCAAGACGTAGAGGGGACAGAAGTGAAGTTGGTGAAAATTGAAGAGTTTGATGCGGTAAAAGAGGCCATGGCAGAACAAGGTGCGTATGTGAAAGCACAAGAAGCTCAGAAAGATGTCCCTGTTGCAACCCATGATGATTTACGCTGGGCTGATGGTGTTGTATGGGGCATTCCGACCCGTTATGGAACTATGCCTGCCCAAATGAAACAATATCTTGACTCTGCCGGTGCTTTATGGGCAAACGGCGAATTGGAGGGGAAAGTAACAGGTATTTTTACAAGTACCGGTTCGATCCATGGAGGGCAAGAAACAACTGCCATTACCTCACTTGTCCCCTTGTTACACTTTGGATTTATCTTCGTGGGGCTTCCTTATGGAGAAAATCCAGAGCAGCTAACGACAGATGGAATTGGCGGATCACCATACTCAGCTTCCACAGTTGCTGGTCCTGATGGTAGCTCACAACCAGACCAAAGAGATTTACTGATGGCAAAGCGATTAGGCAAAAGGGTTGCCAGTGTGGCGAAAGCATTAAGAAGTTAA